From the Burkholderia glumae LMG 2196 = ATCC 33617 genome, one window contains:
- a CDS encoding thiazole synthase: MTLRSPTDSLTLYGTVLQSRVLLGTSRYPSLQSLSDSIAASRPGMVTVALRRQMNAGTAEAGFFDLLRRHEVPLLPNTAGCQTVAEAVSTAQMAREVFETDWIKLELIGDDYTLQPDPVGLIEAAALLVKDGFKVLPYCTEDLVIGRRLLDAGCEALMPWGAPIGTGKGVMNPYALRVLRERLPDVPLIVDAGLGVPSHACQVMEWGFDGVLLNTAVSQATHPERMARAFAQAVEAGRDAWLAGPMDPRETAHASTPVVGMPFWHHDGGGQ; encoded by the coding sequence ATGACGCTGCGTTCCCCCACCGATTCGCTGACGCTGTACGGCACCGTGCTGCAAAGCCGCGTGCTGCTCGGCACCTCCCGTTATCCGTCGCTGCAGTCGCTGTCCGATTCGATCGCCGCGTCGCGGCCCGGCATGGTCACCGTCGCGCTGCGCCGGCAGATGAACGCCGGCACCGCCGAGGCCGGCTTCTTCGACCTGCTGCGGCGCCACGAGGTGCCGCTGCTGCCGAACACGGCCGGCTGCCAGACCGTCGCCGAGGCGGTCAGCACCGCCCAGATGGCGCGCGAGGTGTTCGAAACCGACTGGATCAAGCTCGAACTGATCGGCGACGACTACACGCTGCAACCCGATCCGGTCGGCCTGATCGAGGCGGCCGCGCTGCTCGTCAAGGACGGCTTCAAGGTGCTGCCGTACTGCACCGAGGATCTCGTGATCGGCCGGCGGCTGCTCGATGCCGGCTGCGAGGCGCTGATGCCGTGGGGCGCGCCGATCGGCACCGGCAAGGGCGTGATGAACCCCTACGCGCTGCGCGTGCTGCGCGAGCGGCTGCCGGACGTGCCGCTGATCGTCGACGCCGGGCTCGGCGTGCCGTCGCACGCGTGCCAGGTGATGGAATGGGGCTTCGACGGCGTGCTGCTGAACACGGCCGTCTCGCAGGCCACCCATCCCGAGAGGATGGCGCGCGCCTTCGCGCAGGCCGTCGAGGCGGGCCGCGACGCCTGGCTGGCCGGGCCGATGGACCCGCGCGAGACCGCTCACGCCAGCACGCCGGTAGTCGGCATGCCGTTCTGGCACCACGACGGAGGTGGGCAATGA
- a CDS encoding glutamate synthase subunit beta, translated as MGKATGFLEFERRHEAYEAPLTRVKHYKEFVAALSDDDAKIQGARCMDCGIPFCNNGCPVNNIIPDFNDLVYRQDWQQAIEVLHSTNNFPEFTGRICPAPCEAACTLGINNDPVGIKSIEHAIIDKAWAEGWVKPLPAEHKTGKKVAVVGSGPAGLAAAQQLARAGHEVTVFEKNDRIGGLLRYGIPDFKLEKWLIDRRMRQMEAEGVTFRTSVFIGKEALPDMIGNMAKETISPEQLKETFDAVVIAGGSETPRDLPVPGRELEGVHFAMDFLPQQNRVNAGDKLADQLLAKGKHVVVIGGGDTGSDCVGTSNRHGAKSVTQFELLPQPPETENKPLVWPYWPIKLRTSSSHEEGCERDWAVATKRLEGKNGKVEKLIAVRVEWKDGKMVEVAGSEFEMKADLVLLAMGFTQPAAPVLDAFGVAKDARGNARAATEGERAYTTSVDKVFAAGDMRRGQSLVVWAIREGRQCARAVDAFLMGHSELPR; from the coding sequence ATGGGCAAGGCAACCGGTTTTCTCGAGTTCGAACGCCGCCACGAGGCGTACGAGGCTCCGCTCACGCGCGTGAAGCACTACAAGGAATTCGTCGCGGCGCTGTCCGACGACGACGCGAAGATCCAGGGCGCGCGCTGCATGGATTGCGGCATCCCGTTCTGCAACAACGGCTGCCCGGTCAACAACATCATCCCGGACTTCAACGACCTGGTGTACCGCCAGGACTGGCAGCAGGCCATCGAGGTCCTCCACTCGACCAACAACTTCCCCGAGTTCACGGGCCGCATCTGCCCGGCGCCGTGCGAGGCGGCCTGCACGCTCGGCATCAACAACGATCCGGTCGGCATCAAGTCGATCGAGCACGCGATCATCGACAAGGCCTGGGCCGAAGGCTGGGTCAAGCCGCTGCCGGCCGAACACAAGACCGGCAAGAAGGTCGCCGTGGTCGGCTCCGGCCCGGCGGGCCTGGCGGCCGCGCAGCAGCTCGCGCGCGCCGGCCACGAGGTGACGGTGTTCGAGAAGAACGACCGGATCGGCGGCCTGCTGCGCTACGGCATCCCCGACTTCAAGCTCGAGAAGTGGCTGATCGACCGCCGCATGCGCCAGATGGAAGCCGAGGGCGTCACGTTCCGCACCAGCGTGTTCATCGGCAAGGAAGCGCTGCCGGACATGATCGGCAACATGGCGAAGGAAACCATCTCGCCCGAGCAGCTGAAGGAAACGTTCGACGCGGTGGTGATCGCAGGCGGCTCCGAGACGCCGCGCGACCTGCCGGTGCCGGGCCGCGAGCTCGAAGGCGTCCATTTCGCGATGGATTTCCTGCCGCAGCAGAACCGCGTGAACGCCGGTGACAAGCTGGCCGACCAACTGCTTGCCAAGGGCAAGCACGTCGTCGTGATCGGCGGCGGCGACACGGGTTCGGACTGCGTGGGCACCTCGAACCGCCACGGCGCGAAGTCGGTCACGCAGTTCGAGCTGTTGCCGCAGCCGCCGGAAACCGAGAACAAGCCGCTCGTCTGGCCGTACTGGCCGATCAAGCTGCGCACCTCGTCGTCGCACGAGGAAGGCTGCGAGCGCGACTGGGCGGTGGCGACCAAGCGCCTCGAGGGCAAGAACGGCAAGGTCGAGAAGCTGATCGCCGTGCGCGTCGAATGGAAGGACGGCAAGATGGTCGAGGTGGCCGGCTCCGAGTTCGAGATGAAGGCGGACCTGGTGCTGCTGGCGATGGGCTTCACGCAGCCGGCCGCGCCGGTGCTCGACGCGTTCGGCGTGGCCAAGGACGCGCGCGGCAACGCACGCGCCGCCACCGAAGGCGAGCGTGCCTACACGACCTCGGTCGACAAGGTGTTCGCGGCCGGCGACATGCGCCGCGGCCAGTCGCTGGTGGTCTGGGCGATCCGCGAAGGCCGCCAGTGCGCGCGCGCCGTCGACGCGTTCCTGATGGGGCATTCGGAACTGCCGCGCTGA
- a CDS encoding FAD-dependent oxidoreductase codes for MSAAATRADVAVLGGGLVGRLIAWRLAGAGLRVTLYERGDAAGSGAAAWVAAAMLAPLAEAASAELLITELGAASLERWPAWLAELPEPVFFQRNGTLVVWHHADRAEAPLFERRVRANAPATLVDGGLVALAGEQVGAAEPALAGRFARALLLPREGQLDNRQTLAALAAGLAARRVGMHWNTAVEAAPEPRAGLTIDCRGLGAKAALPALRGIRGEVARIHAPGIGLARPVRLLHPRYPLYLAPKQDDLYVIGATEVEGEDLSPVSVRSALELLSAAFSVHPGFGEARILELGSQCRPTLPDHRPAIVWSGGATLAVNGLYRHGFMIAPEVAQAAVEFVHAWFGGEFGTGGGETGGAGEGRDALAAWRRAVRWPTLFQYQSDPVCA; via the coding sequence ATGAGCGCGGCTGCTACCCGTGCCGACGTCGCCGTGCTGGGCGGCGGCCTGGTCGGCCGGCTGATCGCGTGGCGGCTCGCGGGCGCGGGCCTGCGCGTGACGCTTTACGAACGCGGCGACGCGGCCGGCTCCGGCGCGGCCGCCTGGGTCGCGGCGGCGATGCTCGCGCCGCTCGCCGAGGCGGCAAGCGCCGAACTGCTGATCACCGAACTCGGCGCCGCCTCGCTCGAACGCTGGCCCGCCTGGCTCGCGGAACTGCCCGAGCCGGTGTTTTTCCAGCGCAACGGCACGCTGGTGGTCTGGCATCACGCCGATCGTGCCGAGGCGCCGCTGTTCGAGCGCCGCGTGCGCGCCAACGCGCCGGCAACGCTCGTCGACGGCGGGCTCGTCGCGCTGGCGGGCGAGCAGGTCGGCGCGGCCGAGCCCGCTTTGGCGGGGCGCTTCGCGCGCGCCCTGCTGCTGCCGCGAGAAGGCCAGCTCGACAACCGCCAGACGCTCGCCGCGCTGGCTGCGGGGCTCGCCGCGCGCCGCGTCGGCATGCACTGGAACACGGCCGTCGAGGCGGCGCCCGAGCCGCGCGCCGGGCTCACCATCGACTGCCGCGGGCTCGGCGCGAAAGCGGCGCTGCCGGCGCTGCGCGGAATTCGCGGCGAGGTCGCGCGCATCCACGCGCCCGGCATCGGGCTCGCGCGTCCGGTGCGGCTGCTGCATCCGCGCTACCCGCTCTACCTCGCGCCGAAGCAGGACGATCTCTATGTGATCGGCGCGACCGAGGTGGAGGGCGAGGATCTCTCGCCCGTCAGCGTGCGCTCGGCGCTCGAACTGCTGAGCGCGGCGTTTTCCGTGCATCCCGGTTTCGGCGAGGCGCGCATTCTCGAGCTCGGCTCGCAGTGCCGGCCGACGCTGCCCGACCACCGGCCGGCGATCGTCTGGAGCGGCGGCGCGACGCTGGCCGTCAACGGGCTGTACCGGCACGGCTTCATGATCGCGCCGGAAGTGGCGCAGGCGGCCGTCGAATTCGTTCACGCATGGTTCGGCGGCGAATTCGGCACCGGCGGCGGCGAGACCGGCGGGGCGGGCGAGGGGCGCGACGCGCTCGCCGCATGGCGCCGTGCCGTGCGCTGGCCGACGCTGTTCCAGTATCAATCCGACCCCGTGTGCGCATGA
- the thiS gene encoding sulfur carrier protein ThiS — MDIQINQQTLTLPDGATVADALAAYQARPPFAVAVNGAFVARAQHAERTLAAGDRLDVVHPVAGG, encoded by the coding sequence ATGGACATCCAGATCAACCAGCAGACGCTGACGCTTCCCGACGGCGCGACCGTCGCCGATGCGCTCGCCGCCTACCAGGCCCGGCCGCCGTTCGCGGTCGCCGTCAACGGCGCCTTCGTCGCGCGCGCGCAGCACGCGGAACGCACGCTCGCGGCCGGCGACCGGCTCGACGTCGTGCATCCCGTCGCGGGCGGCTGA
- a CDS encoding ABC transporter ATP-binding protein/permease has translation MTAPSPVARAANVPSPDDIRVSAWSLIKPYWVSSEWKIAWSLLLSIIAMNLANVWISVRINAWYADFNNALQQKHAAQFPHLLLVFAGLAFASIILFVYSRYLRQLLGFRWRQWVTNSALDEWFGDRAFYRIERDRLADNPDQRITNDLNALATTTLALSLDLLSTVVTLFSFITILWGLAGALSIPLGGSTIQIPGYMVWAAALYALVGSFVMHKAGHPLVSINYQQERVEADFRFGLIRIRENAEQIAFYDGMALEKQGAQDLFQRIRDNWWRLMAYTRRLNFVLNFYGQLAMIFPLMVAAPRYFAGAFSFGVLMQITNAFGTVSDSFSWFINSYGTLVEWRATINRLREFMRVTRSSHLKETLSPATEHGGINLHYVDAPSLTTRGLRLALPDGTPLSSIADVTIEPGSRWLVRGPSGAGKSTLMRALAGLWPFGNGAIDAPVGARMMFVPQQSYLPIGSLKAALTYPSPAARFDDETCRAALRDCGLAEYATRLDEAAHWTRVLSPGEQQRLAGARVLLHKPDYLFLDEATSALDADNEANLYSLMAARLPGAAIVSIAHREALAAFHDRRLDVRRTA, from the coding sequence ATGACCGCACCGTCCCCTGTCGCCCGCGCCGCGAACGTCCCCTCGCCCGACGATATCCGCGTCTCCGCCTGGAGCCTCATCAAGCCGTACTGGGTGTCCTCGGAATGGAAGATCGCCTGGAGCCTGCTGCTCTCGATCATCGCGATGAACCTCGCGAACGTCTGGATCAGCGTGAGGATCAACGCCTGGTACGCGGACTTCAACAACGCGCTGCAGCAGAAGCACGCCGCGCAGTTCCCGCACCTGCTGCTGGTCTTCGCCGGCCTCGCGTTCGCCTCGATCATCCTGTTCGTCTACAGCCGCTACCTGCGCCAGCTGCTCGGCTTCCGCTGGCGCCAGTGGGTCACCAACAGCGCGCTCGACGAATGGTTCGGCGACCGCGCGTTCTACCGGATCGAACGCGACCGTCTCGCCGACAACCCCGACCAGCGGATCACCAACGACCTCAACGCGCTGGCCACCACCACGCTCGCGCTGTCGCTGGACCTGCTGTCCACGGTGGTCACGCTGTTCTCGTTCATCACGATCCTGTGGGGCCTGGCGGGCGCGCTGTCGATCCCGCTCGGCGGCAGCACGATCCAGATTCCCGGCTACATGGTGTGGGCCGCCGCGCTCTACGCGCTGGTCGGCTCGTTCGTGATGCACAAGGCCGGGCACCCGCTGGTGTCGATCAACTACCAGCAGGAGCGCGTCGAGGCCGATTTCCGTTTCGGCCTGATCCGGATCCGCGAGAACGCCGAGCAGATCGCGTTCTATGACGGCATGGCGCTCGAGAAGCAGGGCGCGCAGGACCTGTTCCAGCGGATTCGCGACAACTGGTGGCGGCTGATGGCCTACACGCGGCGCCTGAACTTCGTGCTGAACTTCTACGGCCAGCTGGCGATGATCTTCCCGCTCATGGTGGCCGCGCCGCGCTACTTCGCCGGTGCCTTCTCGTTCGGCGTGCTGATGCAGATCACCAACGCCTTCGGCACCGTCAGCGACTCGTTCTCGTGGTTCATCAACAGTTACGGCACGCTGGTGGAATGGCGCGCCACCATCAACCGTCTGCGCGAATTCATGCGCGTCACGCGCAGCTCGCACCTGAAGGAAACCCTCTCGCCCGCCACCGAGCACGGCGGCATCAACCTGCACTACGTCGATGCGCCCTCGCTGACCACGCGCGGCCTGCGCCTGGCGCTGCCCGACGGCACTCCGCTCTCGAGCATCGCCGACGTGACCATCGAGCCCGGTTCGCGCTGGCTGGTGCGCGGGCCGTCCGGCGCCGGCAAGAGCACGCTGATGCGGGCGCTGGCGGGCCTCTGGCCGTTCGGCAACGGCGCGATCGACGCGCCGGTGGGCGCGCGCATGATGTTCGTGCCGCAGCAGAGCTATCTGCCGATCGGCTCGCTGAAGGCCGCCCTCACCTATCCTTCGCCGGCCGCGCGCTTCGACGACGAGACCTGCCGCGCGGCGCTGCGCGACTGCGGCCTCGCCGAGTACGCGACGCGCCTCGACGAGGCGGCGCACTGGACGCGCGTGCTCTCGCCGGGCGAGCAGCAGCGCCTGGCCGGCGCGCGCGTGCTGCTGCACAAGCCCGACTACCTGTTCCTCGACGAGGCGACGAGCGCGCTCGACGCCGACAACGAGGCGAACCTCTACAGCCTGATGGCCGCGCGCCTGCCGGGCGCGGCCATCGTCAGCATCGCCCACCGCGAAGCGCTCGCGGCGTTCCACGACCGCAGGCTGGACGTGCGGCGCACGGCCTGA
- a CDS encoding glutamate synthase-related protein: MNDHQEPHGAAPAAQGLYDPQNEHDACGVGFVAHIKGKRSHEIIEQGLKILENLDHRGAVGADPLMGDGAGILIQIPDAFYREEMAKQGVTLPPAGEYGVGMIFLPKENASRIACEQELERTVKAEGQVVLGWRDVPVDSSMPVSPTVKASEPLIRQIFIGRGKDVIVTDALERKLYVIRKTASHRIQALKLKHGKEYFVPSMSARTIVYKGLLLAGQVGVYYLDLQDARVVSALALVHQRFSTNTFPAWELAHPYRMIAHNGEINTVKGNVNWLNARTGAIASHVLGDDLPKLWPLIYPGQSDTASFDNCLELLVMAGYPLVHAMMMMIPEAWEQHTLMDDNRRAFYEYHAAMMEPWDGPAAIAFTDGRQIGATLDRNGLRPARYIVTDDDLVIMASEAGTLPIPESKIVKKWRLQPGKMFLIDMEHGRIIDDKELKDNLANAKPYKSWIDAVRIKLDEIDPKDEDVAAERRAAASLLDRQQAFGYTQEDLKFLMAPMAQQGEEAVGSMGNDSPLAVMSNKNKTLYHYFKQLFAQVTNPPIDPIRENMVMSLVSFIGPKPNLLDTQNVNPPMRLEVSQPVLDFKDIAKIRSIDRYTGGKFSAYELSICYPASWGKEGIEARLASLCAEAADAVKSGYNILIVSDRKTDAETVAIPALLATSAIHSHLVDQGLRTSTGLVVETGSARETHHFALLAGYGAEAVHPYLAMETLAKMAEGLPGELSAEKAIYNFTKAVGKGLYKVMSKMGISTYMSYTGAQIFEAVGLASELVNKYFKGTASKVGGIGLFEVAEEALRLHRDAFGDNPLLRDMLDAGGEYAFRVRGEDHMWTPDSIAKLQHATRSNSYQTYKEYAHLINDQTRRHMTFRGLFEFKVDPSKAISIDEVEPAKEIVKRFATGAMSLGSISTEAHATLAVAMNRIGGKSNTGEGGEDVNRYHNELRGIPIKSGETLRSVIGEEVVRDIPLKDGDSLRSKIKQVASGRFGVSAEYLSSADQIQIKMAQGAKPGEGGQLPGHKVTEYIGKLRYAVPGVGLISPPPHHDIYSIEDLAQLIHDLKNVNPASSISVKLVSEVGVGTVAAGVAKAKADHVVIAGHDGGTGASPLSSLKHAGTPWELGLAETQQTLVLNGLRGRIRVQADGQMKTGRDVAIGALLGADEFGFATAPLVVQGCIMMRKCHLNTCPVGVATQDPVLRAKFSGQPEHVVNYFFFVAEEVREIMAQLGIAKFDDLIGRADLLDTRKGVEHWKAKGLDFTRVFYQPRVENASTRHVDVQDHGLERALDHTLIEKARAAIDNGEHVSFIQPVRNVNRTVGAMLSGVIAKKHGREGLADDAIHIQLKGTAGQSFGAFLAKGVTLDLVGDGNDYVGKGLSGGRIIIRPTNDFRGKSEENIICGNTVMYGALEGEAFFRGVAGERFCVRNSGATAVVEGTGDHGCEYMTGGTVVVLGETGRNFAAGMSGGLAYVYDPDGTFAAKCNKAMVALDPVLQQAEQERTVDRAIWHAGQTDEALLKGLVERHFQFTGSPRAKSLLENWDAARRQFVKVFPHEYKRALGEIAAAKAAKEAVAA, from the coding sequence ATGAACGACCACCAAGAGCCGCACGGCGCGGCCCCCGCCGCGCAAGGTCTGTACGACCCGCAGAACGAGCATGACGCCTGCGGCGTCGGTTTCGTCGCTCACATCAAGGGCAAGAGGAGCCACGAGATCATCGAGCAGGGTCTGAAGATCCTCGAGAATCTCGATCACCGTGGCGCGGTGGGCGCCGATCCGCTGATGGGCGACGGCGCGGGCATCCTGATCCAGATCCCGGACGCGTTCTACCGCGAGGAAATGGCCAAGCAGGGCGTGACGCTGCCGCCTGCCGGCGAATACGGGGTAGGGATGATCTTCCTGCCGAAGGAAAACGCGTCGCGGATCGCCTGCGAGCAGGAGCTCGAGCGCACCGTCAAGGCGGAAGGCCAGGTGGTGCTGGGCTGGCGCGACGTGCCGGTCGATTCCAGCATGCCGGTCTCGCCGACGGTCAAGGCCTCCGAGCCGCTGATCCGCCAGATCTTCATCGGCCGCGGCAAGGACGTGATCGTCACCGACGCGCTCGAGCGCAAGCTCTACGTGATCCGCAAGACCGCCAGCCACCGCATCCAGGCGCTCAAGCTCAAGCACGGCAAGGAATACTTCGTGCCGTCGATGTCGGCGCGCACCATCGTCTACAAGGGCCTGCTGCTCGCGGGCCAGGTCGGCGTCTACTATCTCGACTTGCAGGACGCACGCGTGGTGTCGGCGCTCGCGCTGGTCCACCAGCGTTTCTCGACCAACACGTTCCCGGCCTGGGAGCTCGCGCACCCGTATCGGATGATCGCCCACAACGGCGAGATCAACACGGTGAAGGGCAACGTCAACTGGCTCAACGCGCGCACCGGCGCGATCGCGAGCCACGTGCTCGGCGACGACCTGCCCAAGCTCTGGCCGCTGATCTACCCGGGCCAGTCGGACACCGCCTCGTTCGACAACTGCCTCGAACTGCTGGTGATGGCGGGCTACCCGCTCGTTCACGCGATGATGATGATGATCCCGGAAGCCTGGGAGCAGCACACGCTGATGGACGACAACCGCCGCGCGTTCTACGAATACCATGCCGCGATGATGGAGCCGTGGGACGGCCCCGCCGCGATCGCGTTCACCGACGGCCGCCAGATCGGCGCGACGCTCGACCGTAACGGCCTGCGTCCGGCGCGCTACATCGTGACCGACGACGATCTCGTGATCATGGCCTCGGAAGCGGGCACGCTGCCGATCCCCGAATCGAAGATCGTCAAGAAGTGGCGCCTGCAGCCGGGCAAGATGTTCCTGATCGACATGGAGCACGGCCGCATCATCGACGACAAGGAGCTGAAGGACAACCTGGCCAACGCCAAGCCCTACAAGAGCTGGATCGACGCGGTGCGCATCAAGCTCGACGAGATCGACCCGAAGGACGAGGACGTGGCCGCGGAGCGCCGGGCGGCCGCCTCGCTGCTCGACCGCCAGCAGGCGTTCGGCTATACCCAGGAGGACCTCAAGTTCCTGATGGCGCCGATGGCGCAGCAGGGCGAGGAGGCGGTCGGCTCGATGGGCAACGACTCGCCGCTCGCGGTGATGTCGAACAAGAACAAGACGCTCTACCATTACTTCAAGCAGTTGTTCGCGCAGGTCACGAACCCGCCGATCGACCCGATCCGCGAGAACATGGTGATGTCGCTCGTGTCGTTCATCGGCCCGAAGCCGAACTTGCTCGACACGCAGAACGTGAACCCGCCGATGCGCCTGGAAGTGTCCCAGCCGGTGCTGGACTTCAAGGACATCGCGAAGATCCGCTCGATCGACCGGTACACGGGCGGCAAGTTCAGCGCCTACGAACTGAGCATCTGCTATCCGGCCAGTTGGGGCAAGGAAGGCATCGAGGCGCGTCTGGCCTCGCTGTGCGCCGAGGCGGCCGATGCCGTGAAGTCGGGCTACAACATCCTGATCGTGTCGGACCGCAAGACCGACGCGGAAACGGTCGCGATCCCGGCGCTGCTCGCCACCTCGGCGATCCACTCGCACCTGGTCGACCAGGGCCTGCGCACCAGCACCGGCCTGGTCGTCGAAACCGGCTCGGCGCGCGAGACGCATCACTTCGCGCTGCTGGCCGGCTACGGCGCGGAAGCGGTCCACCCGTACCTCGCGATGGAAACGCTCGCCAAGATGGCCGAAGGGCTGCCGGGCGAGCTGTCGGCCGAGAAGGCGATCTACAACTTCACCAAGGCGGTCGGCAAGGGCCTCTACAAGGTGATGTCGAAGATGGGCATCTCGACCTACATGTCCTATACCGGCGCGCAGATCTTCGAGGCGGTCGGCCTCGCCAGCGAGCTCGTCAACAAGTACTTCAAGGGCACGGCCTCGAAGGTCGGCGGCATCGGCCTGTTCGAGGTGGCCGAGGAAGCGCTGCGCCTGCATCGCGACGCGTTCGGCGACAACCCGCTGCTGCGCGACATGCTCGACGCGGGCGGCGAGTACGCGTTCCGCGTGCGCGGCGAGGACCACATGTGGACGCCCGATTCGATCGCCAAGCTGCAGCACGCCACGCGCAGCAACTCGTACCAGACCTACAAGGAATACGCGCACCTGATCAACGACCAGACGCGCCGTCACATGACGTTCCGCGGCCTGTTCGAGTTCAAGGTCGATCCGTCCAAGGCGATCTCGATCGACGAGGTCGAGCCGGCCAAGGAGATCGTCAAGCGCTTCGCCACCGGCGCGATGTCGCTCGGCTCGATCAGCACGGAAGCGCATGCCACGCTGGCGGTGGCGATGAACCGCATCGGCGGCAAGTCGAACACCGGCGAGGGCGGCGAGGACGTGAACCGCTACCACAACGAGCTGCGCGGCATCCCGATCAAGAGCGGCGAGACGCTGCGCTCGGTGATCGGCGAGGAAGTCGTGCGCGACATCCCGCTCAAGGACGGCGATTCGCTGCGCTCCAAGATCAAGCAGGTTGCCTCGGGCCGCTTCGGCGTGTCGGCGGAATACCTGTCGTCGGCCGACCAGATCCAGATCAAGATGGCGCAGGGCGCGAAGCCGGGCGAGGGCGGCCAACTGCCGGGCCACAAGGTGACCGAGTACATCGGCAAGCTGCGCTACGCGGTGCCGGGCGTCGGCCTGATCTCGCCGCCGCCGCACCACGACATCTACTCGATCGAGGATCTGGCGCAGCTGATCCACGACCTGAAGAACGTCAACCCGGCGTCGAGCATCTCTGTGAAGCTCGTCTCGGAGGTGGGCGTCGGCACGGTGGCGGCGGGCGTGGCCAAGGCCAAGGCCGACCACGTCGTGATCGCAGGCCACGACGGCGGCACCGGCGCCTCGCCGCTGTCGTCGCTCAAGCACGCCGGCACGCCGTGGGAGCTGGGCCTTGCCGAAACCCAGCAGACCCTGGTGCTCAACGGGCTGCGCGGCCGGATTCGCGTGCAGGCGGACGGCCAGATGAAGACCGGCCGCGACGTCGCGATCGGCGCGCTGCTCGGCGCCGACGAGTTCGGCTTCGCGACCGCGCCGCTGGTGGTGCAGGGCTGCATCATGATGCGCAAGTGCCATCTGAACACCTGCCCGGTCGGCGTCGCGACGCAGGACCCGGTGCTGCGCGCGAAGTTCTCGGGCCAGCCGGAACACGTCGTCAACTATTTCTTCTTCGTCGCCGAGGAAGTGCGCGAGATCATGGCGCAGCTCGGCATCGCGAAGTTCGACGACCTGATCGGCCGTGCCGACCTGCTCGACACGCGCAAGGGCGTCGAGCACTGGAAGGCCAAGGGCCTCGACTTCACGCGCGTGTTCTACCAGCCGCGGGTCGAGAACGCCTCGACGCGCCACGTCGACGTGCAGGACCACGGCCTCGAGCGCGCGCTCGACCACACGCTGATCGAGAAGGCGCGTGCCGCGATCGACAACGGCGAGCATGTCTCGTTCATCCAGCCGGTGCGCAACGTGAACCGCACGGTCGGCGCGATGCTCTCCGGCGTGATCGCGAAGAAGCACGGCCGCGAGGGCCTGGCCGACGACGCGATCCACATCCAGCTGAAGGGCACCGCGGGCCAGAGCTTCGGCGCGTTCCTCGCCAAGGGCGTGACGCTCGATCTGGTCGGCGACGGTAACGACTACGTCGGCAAGGGCCTGTCGGGCGGGCGCATCATCATCCGCCCGACCAACGACTTCCGCGGCAAGTCCGAGGAAAACATCATCTGCGGCAACACGGTGATGTACGGCGCGCTGGAGGGCGAGGCCTTCTTCCGCGGCGTGGCGGGCGAGCGCTTCTGCGTGCGCAACTCGGGCGCCACGGCGGTGGTCGAGGGTACCGGCGACCACGGCTGCGAGTACATGACGGGCGGCACGGTGGTGGTGCTCGGCGAGACCGGGCGCAACTTCGCGGCCGGCATGTCGGGCGGCCTCGCCTATGTCTACGATCCGGACGGCACCTTCGCTGCGAAGTGCAACAAGGCGATGGTCGCGCTCGATCCGGTGCTGCAGCAGGCCGAGCAGGAGCGCACCGTCGACCGCGCGATCTGGCATGCCGGGCAGACCGACGAGGCGCTGCTCAAGGGGCTGGTCGAGCGTCACTTCCAGTTCACCGGCTCGCCGCGCGCGAAGTCGCTGCTGGAGAACTGGGACGCGGCGCGGCGCCAGTTCGTGAAGGTGTTTCCGCACGAATACAAGCGCGCGCTCGGCGAGATCGCGGCGGCGAAGGCCGCCAAGGAAGCCGTCGCCGCCTGA